CGGGTTTGCGCTTTTTGTGGTTACAATGCCCGCCCACCTCCTCCTGGAACAGGCAGACTCGCTTGCCTTGGCAGCGGTCACACTGGCCCTGATCGGCGGGGCCTATATCGGGTTCGGTGCCGCCGATGGCCGTCGCTCCGTGTTCTGGTCCGAGCTCGGCGTCGCCCTTTTCTTCGGGGCAGCGGCCGTGTCGGGCCTTCTCTGGCATTGGGCAGCCCTGCCTCTGGGCCTCGCGCTCCATGCGCTGTGGGATCTTGCCCATCACAATGCGGTCCGCCTCGCCCGGGTCCCACACTGGTACATCCCGTTTTGCGTCGTCTTTGACCTGATGGCGGCAGCCTTTCTTGTGCTGCTTTATACGAGGTAGGCCATGGTGCGTGTCGTTGTTCTTGTCCTTCTGGGGCTCTTGCTTCTCGTCCTGGCGCGTCCGGACCTTGCGGGGCTCGATGCCGATCTGCCGGAGCGCGACGACCTGCGCCTTTGGATCGAGGCGGCTGGTCTTCTTGGTCCGCTTCTGGTCGTGGCGCTGATGACGCTGGCGATCGTGGCCAGTCCCCTGACGCGCAGTTGTCGGGAGAAGGTCGTAGGGCTCTGGCAGCATATGATTGAAATCATATTCTAGAGCAGGCCTGCGTGCTAGGAAAAACGGGTATCGTGCCGTTCAAAAGGATCTCGCCATGCGCCTTGTTGCTCTCCTGCTTGCCCTGTCATTGTCTGGACCCGTCGCGGCCCAGCACAGCCATTCCGCGACCGGGCATGCGATGCCGGGTCCGCAGGAAACCGGGCAATCAGCCTTTGCCGCCATGGCCGAGATCGTGGCGCTCCTGCGCGCCGATCCCGCCACCGATTGGGCAAATGTCGATATTGCGGCCCTGAGGCGACATCTGGTGGACATGGAGCTTTTGACGATGGAGGCCGAGGTTACCCGCAGTGTGCGGCCCGCCGGTATCCGGTTCGAAATCCGGGGGGCACCGCGCGTTCTCGAGGCCATTCGCGCCATGGTGCCTGCCCATGCGCCGTTCCTGGCTGCCGAGACAGGTTGGGAGGTCACGACAGAGGATCTCGGGGATGGTGTTGCCCTGCTCGTCGATGGCGATTCCGACCAGATACAGGGTCTTGGGTTCTTCGGTCTGATGACCATCGGCGCGCATCACCAGGAGCATCATCTCATGATGGCAAAAGGCGCACCACCCCACCATTGAGCCGATGATCCGCCACAGTTTCCATCCGCCAGCCCCCGGGTTGCAGACAAAACAGTACAAAACCCGCGTTGACGTTCCGGTGCGGGAAGGTTGCACATTTGCGATGCTATGGATGCGACCGAGGACACTGAACGCAGGGATTTCCTGTACTATGCCACTGCTGGCGCGGGCGTGGTCGCCTCCGGTGTGGCGCTCTGGCCGCTGATCAATCAGATGAACCCCTCGGCGGATGTGCGCGCCCTGGCGAGGATCTCGGTGGATATGTCCGGGCTTGCGGAAGGCACGCAACTGACCGTCAATTGGCGCGGAAAACCCGTTTTCATCCGCCACCGGACGCAAGCGGAGATCGCCCAAGCGCGTGAAGAGGCGGTCTCCGCCTTGCCGGACACCGATGCGCGCAATCCCAATCTTCCCGGCGAGGCCGCAGCGCGGGATGAGAACCGCGCCATTCCGGGCCATGACGCCTATCTGGTGATGATCGGTGTCTGCACGCATTTGGGATGTGTCCCGCTTGGCGATGGCGCGGGCGATTTCGGAGGCTGGTTCTGTCCCTGCCACGGGTCGCATTACGATACTGCGGGTCGTATTCGCAAAGGCCCTGCGCCGGAGAACCTGCACATTCCACCCCTCGCCTTATCCGACAACATGGTGCTGACGCTCGGTTAGGTGCATGAGGCGTTGTCATCTTGACTGGCCCGCCAATCGCACGGCTGGGCAGGCTCTAGGGCACAAGATGCCCCGGAGCCAATGGTGTCTCCGCCCTCCCGGGTAACGATCCTTCGGGCACAGGACAGAGGCAATCTCGGGCCTGCCCGCGATCACGGGGTAATCGACGGGGGTGCCGCCGCTCTGCTATGGCACCCCCGACGGTTTTACATTTTTCCTCCGCCTGACATCCGAACGACGGCGCGAACAGGGGCTCGGGTGCCACTGGCGCGTCAGCCTCCGCCGGAGAAATCCGGTGCCTCCCGTCGGTCGATGCCGTCGGGTCCCTCCCGATTTCACCGCTTCGGCCCCCTGTGTCCCGCCGCCGCCCGGCCGCAGGTCGGGCTATGCCCTTCCCTGCTCTGCCCTTCGGAAGACGCGGGGGTCTTCCGAACGCCAGAGACAGGGATGGCCCGCGCCCAAGGCGGACAATGGGCCAATGCACAAGAAACCCATGCCGCGCCAACCACGAAGGAAAGGAGCGAGACCATGGGCCTCGACCAATATGCCTATCTCAAGACACCCGAAAGCGGAGACGAAGGGGAAGTGCCCGCCTTTGTCTGGCGCAAGCATTCCAAGCTGCAGACATTCATGGAAACCCTCTATGTCGCCCGCACCGGCCTCTCGGCCAGCGACCTCAACT
This genomic stretch from Roseobacter litoralis Och 149 harbors:
- the petA gene encoding ubiquinol-cytochrome c reductase iron-sulfur subunit, yielding MDATEDTERRDFLYYATAGAGVVASGVALWPLINQMNPSADVRALARISVDMSGLAEGTQLTVNWRGKPVFIRHRTQAEIAQAREEAVSALPDTDARNPNLPGEAAARDENRAIPGHDAYLVMIGVCTHLGCVPLGDGAGDFGGWFCPCHGSHYDTAGRIRKGPAPENLHIPPLALSDNMVLTLG
- a CDS encoding DUF6010 family protein, with translation MTNTRQDTPGQHPAQSVHKTVAAPAWIGFALFVVTMPAHLLLEQADSLALAAVTLALIGGAYIGFGAADGRRSVFWSELGVALFFGAAAVSGLLWHWAALPLGLALHALWDLAHHNAVRLARVPHWYIPFCVVFDLMAAAFLVLLYTR